A portion of the Bubalus kerabau isolate K-KA32 ecotype Philippines breed swamp buffalo chromosome 1, PCC_UOA_SB_1v2, whole genome shotgun sequence genome contains these proteins:
- the GIPC3 gene encoding PDZ domain-containing protein GIPC3 isoform X1, translating into METTEAREARGAEAQRLPAPPPSPAEAPAASPTPAEPRARPRLVFRTQLAHGSPTGKIEGFTNVRELYAKIAEAFGIAPTEILFCTLNSHKVDMQKLLGGQIGLEDFIFAHVRGETKEVEVTKTEDALGLTITDNGAGYAFIKRIKEGSIINRIEAVCVGDSIEAINDHSIVGCRHYEVAKMLRELPKSQPFTLRLVQPKRAFDMIGQRSRSSKYPMEAKVSSGRETLRLRSGGAATVEEVPSEFEEEASRRVDDLLESYMGIRDPELASTMVETSKKTVSVQEFARHLDSVLGEFAFPDEFVVEVWAAIGEAREACG; encoded by the exons ATGGAGACCACAGAGGCCCGCGAGGCCCGGGGGGCCGAGGCTCAGCGCCTGCCCGCGCCCCCGCCCTCGCCCGCCGAGGCCCCGGCGGCGTCCCCGACCCCAGCCGAGCCCCGTGCCCGCCCGCGCCTCGTCTTCCGCACGCAGCTGGCGCACGGCAGCCCCACGGGCAAGATCGAGGGCTTCACCAACGTGCGCGAGCTCTACGCCAAGATCGCCGAGGCCTTCGGAATTGCGCCCACCGAG ATCTTATTCTGCACCCTAAACAGCCACAAGGTGGACATGCAGAAACTCCTGGGCGGCCAGATAGGGTTGGAGGACTTTATCTTTGCCCATGTGCGCGGCGAGACCAAGGAGGTGGAGGTCACTAAGACGGAGGACGCCCTGGGACTGACCATCACGGACAACGGGGCCGGCTATGCCTTCATCAAG AGGATCAAGGAAGGCAGCATCATCAACCGAATCGAGGCAGTGTGTGTGGGAGACAGCATTGAGGCCATAAACGACCACTCGATTGTCGGCTGCCGCCACTACGAGGTGGCCAAGATGCTGCGTGAGCTGCCGAAGTCTCAGCCCTTCACCCTGCGGCTGGTGCAGCCCAAGAGAGCCTTCG ATATGATCGGCCAGAGGAGCCGGAGCAGCAAATACCCGATGGAAGCGAAAGTCAGCAGTGGGAGGGAGACCCTGCGGCTTCGGTCTGGGGGGGCTGCCACTGTGGAGGAAGTG CCCAGTGAATTCGAGGAGGAGGCATCTCGGAGGGTGGACGATCTGCTGGAAAGTTACATGGGCATCCGGGACCCAGAGCTGG CATCCACCATGGTGGAGACGTCCAAGAAGACTGTGAGCGTCCAGGAGTTTGCACGCCATTTAGACTCCGTCTTGGGCGAGTTCGCTTTCCCGGACGAGTTTGTGGTGGAGGTGTGGGCCGCCATCGGcgaggccagggaagcctgtggctAG
- the HMG20B gene encoding SWI/SNF-related matrix-associated actin-dependent regulator of chromatin subfamily E member 1-related isoform X2, with product MGASWWLSSKSAARARGPERRGPTKRSPSPPDPSQQRDWVLQPVKKRGWPKGKKRKKILPNGPKAPVTGYVRFLNERREQIRTRHPDLPFPEITKMLGAEWSKLQPAEKQRYLDEAEREKQQYMKELRAYQQSEAYKMCAEKIQEKKIKKEDSSSGLMNTLLNGHKGGDCDGFSTFDVPIFTEEFLDQNKAREAELRRLRKMNVAFEEQNAVLQRHTQSMSSARERLEQELALEERRTLALQQQLQAVRQALTASFASLPVPGTGETPTLSTLDFYMARLHGAIERDPAQHEKLIVRIKEILAQVASEHL from the exons ATGGGGGCTTCGTGGTGGCTGTCAAGCAAGAGCGCGGCGAGGGCCCGCGGGCCGGAGAGAAGGGGTCCCACGAAGAGGAG ccccagccctccaGACCCCTCCCAACAGCGCGACTGGGTTCTGCAGCCCGTGAAGAAGCGCGGCTGGCCCAAGGGCAAGAAGCGGAAGAAGATCCTGCCGAATGGGCCCAAGGCACCTGTCACCGGCTACGTGCGTTTCCTGAACGAGCGGCGCGAGCAGATCCGGACGCGCCACCCGGACCTGCCCTTTCCCGAGATCACCAAGATGCTGGGCGCCGAGTGGAGCAAGCTGCAGCCGGCGGAGAAACAG cgGTACTTGGACGAGGCTGAACGGGAGAAGCAGCAGTACATGAAGGAGCTGAGGGCCTACCAGCAGTCGGAAGCCTACAAGATGTGTGCGGAGAAGATCCAGGAAAAGAAGATCAAGAAAG agGATTCCAGCTCTGGGCTCATGAATACCCTTTTGAATGGACACAAG GGTGGGGACTGTGACGGCTTCTCGACTTTCGACGTCCCCATCTTCACTGAAGAGTTCTTGGACCAAAACAAAG CGCGGGAGGCGGAGCTGCGGCGCCTGCGGAAGATGAACGTGGCCTTCGAGGAGCAGAACGCTGTGCTGCAAAGGCACACGCAGAGCATGAGCAGCGCGCGCGAGCGTCTGGAGCAGGAGCTAGCGCTGGAGGAGCGGCGGACGCTGGCgctgcagcagcagctccaggcgGTGCGCCAAGCGCTCACCGCCAGCTTCGCTTCGCTGCCAGTGCCTG GCACCGGCGAAACGCCCACGCTCAGCACCCTGGACTTCTACATGGCCCGGCTGCACGGCGCCATCGAGCGCGACCCCGCCCAGCACGAGAAGCTCATCGTCCGCATCAAGGAGATCCTGGCCCAGGTCGCCAG TGAACATCTATGA
- the HMG20B gene encoding SWI/SNF-related matrix-associated actin-dependent regulator of chromatin subfamily E member 1-related isoform X1 gives MSGAVQGGAGSRGGLPAVGWSVVAAERSGKVSLEVRPGVAMSHGPKQPGAASAPASGKAPGQHGGFVVAVKQERGEGPRAGEKGSHEEEPVKKRGWPKGKKRKKILPNGPKAPVTGYVRFLNERREQIRTRHPDLPFPEITKMLGAEWSKLQPAEKQRYLDEAEREKQQYMKELRAYQQSEAYKMCAEKIQEKKIKKEDSSSGLMNTLLNGHKGGDCDGFSTFDVPIFTEEFLDQNKAREAELRRLRKMNVAFEEQNAVLQRHTQSMSSARERLEQELALEERRTLALQQQLQAVRQALTASFASLPVPGTGETPTLSTLDFYMARLHGAIERDPAQHEKLIVRIKEILAQVASEHL, from the exons ATGTCGGGGGCGGTGCAGGGCGGAGCGGGCAGCAGGGGCGGGCTCCCGGCGGTTGGTTGGAGCGTCGTAGCAGCCGAGAGGTCCGGGAAAGTTTCTTTGGAG GTGCGGCCGGGAGTGGCCATGTCCCACGGCCCCAAGCAGCCCGGCGCGGCCTCCGC GCCGGCGAGCGGCAAGGCTCCAGGACAGCATGGGGGCTTCGTGGTGGCTGTCAAGCAAGAGCGCGGCGAGGGCCCGCGGGCCGGAGAGAAGGGGTCCCACGAAGAGGAG CCCGTGAAGAAGCGCGGCTGGCCCAAGGGCAAGAAGCGGAAGAAGATCCTGCCGAATGGGCCCAAGGCACCTGTCACCGGCTACGTGCGTTTCCTGAACGAGCGGCGCGAGCAGATCCGGACGCGCCACCCGGACCTGCCCTTTCCCGAGATCACCAAGATGCTGGGCGCCGAGTGGAGCAAGCTGCAGCCGGCGGAGAAACAG cgGTACTTGGACGAGGCTGAACGGGAGAAGCAGCAGTACATGAAGGAGCTGAGGGCCTACCAGCAGTCGGAAGCCTACAAGATGTGTGCGGAGAAGATCCAGGAAAAGAAGATCAAGAAAG agGATTCCAGCTCTGGGCTCATGAATACCCTTTTGAATGGACACAAG GGTGGGGACTGTGACGGCTTCTCGACTTTCGACGTCCCCATCTTCACTGAAGAGTTCTTGGACCAAAACAAAG CGCGGGAGGCGGAGCTGCGGCGCCTGCGGAAGATGAACGTGGCCTTCGAGGAGCAGAACGCTGTGCTGCAAAGGCACACGCAGAGCATGAGCAGCGCGCGCGAGCGTCTGGAGCAGGAGCTAGCGCTGGAGGAGCGGCGGACGCTGGCgctgcagcagcagctccaggcgGTGCGCCAAGCGCTCACCGCCAGCTTCGCTTCGCTGCCAGTGCCTG GCACCGGCGAAACGCCCACGCTCAGCACCCTGGACTTCTACATGGCCCGGCTGCACGGCGCCATCGAGCGCGACCCCGCCCAGCACGAGAAGCTCATCGTCCGCATCAAGGAGATCCTGGCCCAGGTCGCCAG TGAACATCTATGA
- the HMG20B gene encoding SWI/SNF-related matrix-associated actin-dependent regulator of chromatin subfamily E member 1-related isoform X3: MGIPNPIARRVVISMSGAVQGGAGSRGGLPAVGWSVVAAERSGKVSLEVRPGVAMSHGPKQPGAASAPASGKAPGQHGGFVVAVKQERGEGPRAGEKGSHEEEPVKKRGWPKGKKRKKILPNGPKAPVTGYVRFLNERREQIRTRHPDLPFPEITKMLGAEWSKLQPAEKQRYLDEAEREKQQYMKELRAYQQSEAYKMCAEKIQEKKIKKEDSSSGLMNTLLNGHKGGDCDGFSTFDVPIFTEEFLDQNKGTGETPTLSTLDFYMARLHGAIERDPAQHEKLIVRIKEILAQVASEHL, translated from the exons ATGGGTATACCCAATCCGATCGCTCGCCGAGTCGTTATTAGCATGTCGGGGGCGGTGCAGGGCGGAGCGGGCAGCAGGGGCGGGCTCCCGGCGGTTGGTTGGAGCGTCGTAGCAGCCGAGAGGTCCGGGAAAGTTTCTTTGGAG GTGCGGCCGGGAGTGGCCATGTCCCACGGCCCCAAGCAGCCCGGCGCGGCCTCCGC GCCGGCGAGCGGCAAGGCTCCAGGACAGCATGGGGGCTTCGTGGTGGCTGTCAAGCAAGAGCGCGGCGAGGGCCCGCGGGCCGGAGAGAAGGGGTCCCACGAAGAGGAG CCCGTGAAGAAGCGCGGCTGGCCCAAGGGCAAGAAGCGGAAGAAGATCCTGCCGAATGGGCCCAAGGCACCTGTCACCGGCTACGTGCGTTTCCTGAACGAGCGGCGCGAGCAGATCCGGACGCGCCACCCGGACCTGCCCTTTCCCGAGATCACCAAGATGCTGGGCGCCGAGTGGAGCAAGCTGCAGCCGGCGGAGAAACAG cgGTACTTGGACGAGGCTGAACGGGAGAAGCAGCAGTACATGAAGGAGCTGAGGGCCTACCAGCAGTCGGAAGCCTACAAGATGTGTGCGGAGAAGATCCAGGAAAAGAAGATCAAGAAAG agGATTCCAGCTCTGGGCTCATGAATACCCTTTTGAATGGACACAAG GGTGGGGACTGTGACGGCTTCTCGACTTTCGACGTCCCCATCTTCACTGAAGAGTTCTTGGACCAAAACAAAG GCACCGGCGAAACGCCCACGCTCAGCACCCTGGACTTCTACATGGCCCGGCTGCACGGCGCCATCGAGCGCGACCCCGCCCAGCACGAGAAGCTCATCGTCCGCATCAAGGAGATCCTGGCCCAGGTCGCCAG TGAACATCTATGA
- the MFSD12 gene encoding major facilitator superfamily domain-containing protein 12 yields MGPGPPAAGAGAPLRPLSLVARLSYAVGHFLNDLCASMWFTYLLLYLHSVRAYSSRGAGLLLLLGQVADGLCTPLVGFEADRAAGRCARFGPRKAWHLVGTICVLLSFPFIFSPCLGCGAATPEWAALLYYGPFIVIFQFGWAATQIAHLSLIPELVTNDHEKVELTALRYAFTVVANITVYGAAWLLLHLQGSPHSGPTEDVSDQLGVQDVPVFRNLSLLVVGVGAVFSLLFHLGTREGRRRQVEEPGEHSPLLAPSTTQPLLLWKHWLREPAFYQVGLLYMSTRLIVNLSQTYIAMYLTYSLHLPKRFIATIPLVMYLSGFCSSFLMKPVNKCIGRNMTYFVGLLVILAFAAWVALAEELGMAVYVAAVLLGMGCATILVTSLAMTADLIGPHTHSGAFVYGAMSFSDKVANGLAVMAIQSLHPCSLELCCKACVAFYHWVMVVVTGGVGVAATLALCSLLVWPIRLRRWDPGA; encoded by the exons ATGGGCCCGGGGCCCCCGGCGGCCGGAGCCGGAGCGCCCCTGCGACCGCTGTCCCTGGTCGCGCGGCTGAGCTACGCTGTGGGCCACTTCCTCAATGACCTATGCGCGTCCATGTGGTTCACCTACCTGCTGCTCTACCTGCACTCGGTGCGCGCCTACAGCTCGCGTGGCGCcggcctgctgctactgctcgGCCAGGTGGCCGACGGGCTGTGCACTCCCCTGGTGGGCTTCGAGGCTGACCGCGCCGCAGGCCGCTGCGCCCGCTTCGGCCCGCGCAAGGCCTGGCACCTGGTCG GCACCATCTGTGTCTTGCTGTCCTTCCCCTTCATCTTCAGCCCCTGCCTGGGCTGCGGGGCCGCCACACCTGAGTGGGCCGCCCTCCTCTACTACGGGCCCTTCATTGTGATCTTCCAGTTCGGCTGGGCTGCTACACAAATCGCCCACCTCAGCCTCATCCCAGAGCTCGTCACCAACGACCACGAGAAGGTGGAGCTCACAGCTCTGAG GTATGCCTTCACTGTGGTGGCCAACATCACCGTCTACGGAGCTGCCTGGCTTCTGCTACACCTGCAGGGCTCTCCCCACAGCGGCCCCACTGAGGATGTCAGCGACCAACTGGGGGTCCAGGATGTGCCAGTGTTCCGG AACCTCTCCCTGCTGGTGGTGGGTGTCGGAGCTGTCTTCTCACTGCTGTTCCACCTGGGCACCAGGGAAGGGCGCCGGCGGCAGGTGGAGGAGCCCGGTGAACACAGCCCCCTGTTGGCTCCCTCTACCACCCAGCCCTTGCTACTCTGGAAACACTGGCTTCGGGAGCCAGCCTTTTATCAG GTTGGCCTGCTGTACATGAGCACGAGGCTCATTGTGAACCTGTCCCAGACGTACATAGCCATGTACCTCACCTACTCCCTCCACCTGCCCAAG AGGTTCATCGCCACCATCCCGCTGGTGATGTACCTTAGCGGTTTCTGCTCCTCCTTCCTCATGAAGCCAGTGAACAAGTGCATCGGGAGGAAT ATGACCTACTTCGTGGGCCTTCTGGTGATTCTGGCCTTTGCAGCCTGGGTGGCGCTGGCAGAGGAGCTGGGCATGGCTGTGTATGTGGCGGCTGTGTTGCTGGGCATGGGCTGTGCCACCATCCTTGTCACCTCATTGGCCATGACGGCTGACCTCATCGGTCCTCACACG CACAGTGGAGCCTTCGTGTATGGCGCCATGAGCTTCTCGGACAAGGTGGCCAATGGGCTGGCAGTTATGGCCATCCAGAGCCTGCACCCCTGCTC CTTGGAGCTCTGCTGCAAAGCCTGTGTGGCTTTCTACCACTGGGTGATGGTGGTCGTAACAGGTGGTGTGGGCGTGGCCGCCACCCTGGCTCTGTGCAGTCTCCTGGTCTGGCCCATCCGCCTTCGGAGAT GGGACCCTGGAGCCTAG
- the TEKTIP1 gene encoding tektin bundle-interacting protein 1: MAPQDLEAGAPRHAEADMQTLRRQAAWPCVRRGTLEVDFPPPLYSDDYLSQEGPRWTPAIRQAARWKYTPMGRDAAGELWYTGLTNSDSREAWYTLPRAPDSPYREAYARWHGCYGHQERSLPSAYTQRLRETAWYDPIIPAQYTDPSTRWGSVLWKDRPIRGKEFAINRHRFRVEPLWRASDYVRYLSAPQRPRYTAQNYRQWGLEPYCPATNQRPPPVYTPSH, from the exons ATGGCCCCACAGGACTTGGAGGCAGGAGCCCCCAGGCACGCAGAGGCAGACATGCAGACCCTGAGGCGGCAGGCTGCCTGGCCCTGTGTCCGCCGGGGAACCCTGGAAGTGGATTTCCCTCCGCCTCTCTACAG CGATGACTACCTGTCCCAGGAGGGGCCCCGCTGGACTCCGGCCATCAGACAGGCCGCGCGCTGGAAGTACACGCCCATGGGACGCGACGCGGCCGGCGAGCTGTGGTACACGGGCCTGACCAACTCGGACTCCCGGGAAGCCTGGTACACGCTCCCGCGGGCTCCGGACAGCCCGTACCGTGAGGCTTATGCCCGCTGGCACGGGTGCTATGGCCACCAGGAGCGCAGCCTGCCCTCGG CCTACACCCAGCGTCTGCGAGAGACGGCCTGGTACGACCCCATCATCCCCGCCCAGTACACAGACCCCAGCACTCGGTGGGGAAGCGTGCTGTGGAAGGACAGGCCCATCAGGGGCAAAGAATTTG CCATCAACAGGCACCGTTTCAGGGTGGAACCGCTATGGCGGGCGTCTGACTACGTGCGGTACTTGTCAGCGCCCCAGCGCCCGCGCTACACCGCCCAGAACTACCGGCAGTGGGGCCTGGAACCCTACTGTCCCGCCACCAACCAGCGGCCCCCGCCCGTCTATACACCCAGTCACTGA